One Phaseolus vulgaris cultivar G19833 chromosome 11, P. vulgaris v2.0, whole genome shotgun sequence genomic window carries:
- the LOC137826347 gene encoding dirigent protein 23-like, giving the protein MTSSKFFSFSLFSLLLLSTTVLYVAEAEEPLPKTIVLYLQDTVKGPNATVSPIIGLTGKDWSFDQFGTIFAVDDPIVLTPNPFSSAVGRAQGMLVVSARDGANVFVALSLVFTNFQYSGSSIQIQGVSRQHEKFREVSVVSGTGKFRFVKGYAVFETAYYDANTAHSIISLTVNFQ; this is encoded by the coding sequence ATGACATCATCCAAATTCTTCTCCTTTTCATTATTCTCTTTACTCTTGCTATCCACAACAGTGCTTTACGTAGCCGAAGCTGAAGAGCCTCTTCCAAAAACCATAGTTTTGTATCTCCAAGACACAGTAAAAGGACCCAACGCAACTGTTTCTCCGATTATTGGCCTCACCGGAAAGGATTGGTCCTTCGACCAATTTGGAACCATATTTGCAGTGGACGACCCTATTGTGCTGACCCCAAACCCATTCTCCTCTGCAGTGGGCAGGGCCCAAGGGATGCTTGTCGTGTCGGCCCGCGATGGTGCTAATGTATTTGTGGCACTTTCACTTGTGTTTACTAACTTTCAGTACAGTGGTAGTAGCATACAGATCCAAGGCGTGAGTCGTCAACATGAGAAATTTAGAGAGGTCTCTGTGGTGTCTGGAACTGGCAAATTTCGATTCGTAAAGGGCTATGCTGTATTTGAGACTGCATACTATGATGCCAACACTGCACACTCCATCATTTCTTTGACTGTAAATTTCCAATAA